AACATCACTTGATCGGTTGCGACTGGCGCACAAAAAACAGCTAAAGGCACATGGCAGTTTCCTCCCAATAATGCATTCACCTGGCGTTCAGTGTGTACACAAATAGCGGAGGTAGGGTCATTAAGTCCAGCGATTAGGGTTTGGGTTTCCAGGTCATCGGTTCGACACTCAATAGCCAATGCTCCTTGACCACAAGCTGGAAGCATAATATGTTCAGGAATTTGTTCGCGAATTGCCTCAGTAAATCCCATGCGCTCAAGGCCTGCGGCCGCTAATACAATGGCTTGATATTCTCCGGATTCTAATTTAGCGAGACGGGTATTGATATTTCCACGTAAGGGTTTGATGTATAAATCAGGTCGGTACGCTAGTAATTGTGATTGACGTCTGAGACTTCCTGTTCCCACAATGGCTTGGGGGGGAAGATCTTGCAGGCTACTGTATTGTTTACTGACTAAGACATCAAAGGGATTATCGCGTTTACAAATAGCCACCAGGCTTAGGCCTTTAGGAAATTCTGCTGGCATGTCTTTTGATGAGTGAACAGCGATATCTGCTCTTTTATCCAATAATGCCTCTTCTAATTCTTTCACAAATAAACCTTTGCCTCCTACGGCAAGTAGCTTATCTTTCAGAAATTTATCTCCAGATGTGGTCATCGGCACAAGCTCAACTTTTAGCATGGGCCATTGTGCTAATAGCAAATCACGCACATGGTTGGCTTGCCATAAAGCAAGAGGACTTTGGCGTGTTGCAATACGTAGCGTTTTGATATTCATAGATAATTAGAACGACTTATTTAATGATGCGCTATCATAGCATTTTATTTGCATGAGCGTGAGTTTGACGTCAAGAAATGTAACCTGGATTAGGGCTGCGCCTTCTCCAGGTTAAGAATTGCTTATTTTTTATAACCAGCACGTAGTGCAAGGGCCATGAAAATATAAGTCCAACCACTAACAATCATGTCAATAGCAATGAACATACCAATAACCCATAAACTACTCATCGGCCATTTGATGAGGATTAAAACTCCTAAAATCAGTGAAGTAATACCAGCAAATAATATCCAGCCCCAACCTTCAGTATCTCTTAAAGAAATAGACATTGAGATGCGAGTTACGCCGATGATAATGAGTAGCCAGGCTAGCATGGCAGTAATTACTGCGGAAGCAAGAATGGGATCGTACAACACAACACCGGCCGCAATAACGTATAACAGCGCGATAAGAATTTGCCAAACAGCGCCTTTCCATTTTTGGTATTTGAACGCATCTGCAAAATGCGATAAACCTGAGACTAACAGCATGGCCGCAAAGAAATACATGCTTACTAAGGTCAGCATAATGTCCATGCCTAAACCAATAGTACCAATAATCAGAAGTATTATTCCTAGTCCTAACAGCCATCCCCAATGACGTTGTAATGAATCAGCCATTGGAATCTGCATCTTTTCTGTGTTGTCCATATCAGTTCCTTTTGATTGTACTATTTTTAATATAGCCTATTTTCAGCAACTGTTGACCTTAGGTCCTATAAATGAATAATTATCCGGTATGCTGGAAAAAAAGCTTACTTATAGGTATGATTTTTAAATTGTGTTTTAGAGGTGTATGGGTATGAAATGGTCTGTTGTGATGTTATTGTCTTTTTTCTCATTTGCAGGGTATGCAGATAGTGATACAGAGCGACAGGAAACGCAATTAAGAATTCAACCCGTAGGTCAAGTTTCAGTGCAAGAACAACCCGGCTCGGAACATAAAACGGTGGCAACGCCCGCCAAAAAAGAGCCTGGTGCAGAAACTTACGAGCAGTATTGCATTGTATGCCATAAAGATGGATTGGCGGGTGCTCCTAAGTTTCGCAATGAACAAGATTGGAAACCTCGTTTAGCCGGTAGAACATTAAGTGATTTAGTTGCTTCTTCAATAAAGGGTTTAAATGCGATGCCTACAAAAGGAACTTGTTTTAAGTGCAGTGAGGATGATCTGAACGCTGCAATTTCTTATATGTTGCCAAGATCATGACAAAATTAAATTTCAGAAGAATTCAAACGTTCAATGCAATAGTTACTTTATTCGTACTGTTCGCCTCATTGTATTTTCAATACGTTGTGGGTTTGGTGCCTTGTCCCTTATGCATGATGCAACGCCTTTGTGTGTTTTTCCTGTTGGCAGTTATGAGCCTAAGTTTTCGTACTCAAAAGAGGGCACATGCAATTAGCGGATGGATGATCTTTTTTGCCGCTTTAGGCTTATTTTTTGCTTCACGCCAGCTATGGTTACAATCATTGCCAGCAGGAAATGTGCCTGCTTGCATGCCTGGTTTGGATATTATGATTCGTTATTTTCCATGGAAAACTGTGGCGCAAACCTTGTTATGGGGTTCTGGGGAATGTGCTGAAGCTACTTGGCATTGGCTAGGTATTTCTATGGCAGGTTGGAGTGCTATGTATTTTATTTTTATGATTGTTATGGGGCTGTTTTTGTTTTGGAATACCCATCGCTCTCGTTTTGATAGGATGTATTCAAGAATGTAACTCGTATCTGCGTCGCGTAATAGGGGGATTTTGCACTAGGCTATCCCGTATTTCGACCTTGTCTAATACGGGCTATGGATGGTGTTATCGATATCTCTTAAATTTCTACCGTCTTATTAAACGCATCATTAGGTCCCGCAATAATCTGAACTTCATCAACAGATTCTTTCTCATACAAGGAATAGGGTGAAATATGGCTTTTAGAAAAACGGACCATTTGTTTTTTGAATGCGGTAATGCGGGCAGCAGATTCAGGTGTCTGTTCAACAGAGAGGGAGCGCATCAATTCCAATAATAATTCGCGAGGTTGGTGGCATACGATCAACATATCACATCCCGCCTTAAGCGCACGTTCTGCTCTAGTTTTTAAATTACCAATGTCCGCGCCTTTCATACTTAAGCAATCACTTAAGATTAAGCCTTTAAATCCTAACTTAGTGCGTAGAATATCGTGCAACCAGATCTTGGAAAAACCAGCAGGGTTATTTTTATCAATAGCCTCATAGGTTACATGAGCAGGCATCACCGCGGTTAATAAGCCTTTATTGATTAGTTCACTAAAGGGCTTTAAATCGTTTGCTTCTAATTCCTCTAGTGATGCTGAGGATGTAGGCATCGCAATATGTGAATCTGATACAATCGAGCCATGGCCGGGAAAATGTTTTCCAACAGCAGGCATGCCAGCATCGTTCATGCCTTGAATAAAGGCGCCGGCTAAGTCTGTAACGGCATCTGGAGATGAATGAAATGCTCTATCTAAACCAGCAATTATACGACTGTTTCCTTCTAGATCTAATATGGGGGCGAGACTCAGATCAATATCATGCGCTAAAAGGTCTTGCGCCATGATTTTTCCATATTCGTGAGTATGGGCTAAACCGACCTCCCGATGCAGATCATAAACCTTCCCATAGGAGCGGGCAGCAGGAATAGAGCTAAATCCTTGACGTTGAAACCTTTGAACATTGCCTCCCTCATGGTCTACTGTAATAAAAAGAGCGGGATTAATTCTTCTTATCTCACCCGTCAACTGTGCGAGTTGTTCCGGATTAATAAAATTACGGGTAAACAAAATTACTGCACCTACATTAGGGTGCGCTAAAAGCTCCCGCTCTATATGAGATAGTTCAGTTCCTTCTATATCAACCATGAATTGCGATGGCATAATGATGCTCCTCGTTCAAATTAGCGCATGATTTTATCATAGATTGATGAGG
Above is a genomic segment from Legionella lytica containing:
- a CDS encoding c-type cytochrome, which translates into the protein MKWSVVMLLSFFSFAGYADSDTERQETQLRIQPVGQVSVQEQPGSEHKTVATPAKKEPGAETYEQYCIVCHKDGLAGAPKFRNEQDWKPRLAGRTLSDLVASSIKGLNAMPTKGTCFKCSEDDLNAAISYMLPRS
- the hemC gene encoding hydroxymethylbilane synthase, encoding MNIKTLRIATRQSPLALWQANHVRDLLLAQWPMLKVELVPMTTSGDKFLKDKLLAVGGKGLFVKELEEALLDKRADIAVHSSKDMPAEFPKGLSLVAICKRDNPFDVLVSKQYSSLQDLPPQAIVGTGSLRRQSQLLAYRPDLYIKPLRGNINTRLAKLESGEYQAIVLAAAGLERMGFTEAIREQIPEHIMLPACGQGALAIECRTDDLETQTLIAGLNDPTSAICVHTERQVNALLGGNCHVPLAVFCAPVATDQVMLRAKILNEDGTQILSNQQTGALEDAPQLAKRCSQELLAQGGAELLASIPK
- the nagZ gene encoding beta-N-acetylhexosaminidase — its product is MPSQFMVDIEGTELSHIERELLAHPNVGAVILFTRNFINPEQLAQLTGEIRRINPALFITVDHEGGNVQRFQRQGFSSIPAARSYGKVYDLHREVGLAHTHEYGKIMAQDLLAHDIDLSLAPILDLEGNSRIIAGLDRAFHSSPDAVTDLAGAFIQGMNDAGMPAVGKHFPGHGSIVSDSHIAMPTSSASLEELEANDLKPFSELINKGLLTAVMPAHVTYEAIDKNNPAGFSKIWLHDILRTKLGFKGLILSDCLSMKGADIGNLKTRAERALKAGCDMLIVCHQPRELLLELMRSLSVEQTPESAARITAFKKQMVRFSKSHISPYSLYEKESVDEVQIIAGPNDAFNKTVEI
- a CDS encoding disulfide bond formation protein B, with the translated sequence MTKLNFRRIQTFNAIVTLFVLFASLYFQYVVGLVPCPLCMMQRLCVFFLLAVMSLSFRTQKRAHAISGWMIFFAALGLFFASRQLWLQSLPAGNVPACMPGLDIMIRYFPWKTVAQTLLWGSGECAEATWHWLGISMAGWSAMYFIFMIVMGLFLFWNTHRSRFDRMYSRM
- a CDS encoding HdeD family acid-resistance protein is translated as MDNTEKMQIPMADSLQRHWGWLLGLGIILLIIGTIGLGMDIMLTLVSMYFFAAMLLVSGLSHFADAFKYQKWKGAVWQILIALLYVIAAGVVLYDPILASAVITAMLAWLLIIIGVTRISMSISLRDTEGWGWILFAGITSLILGVLILIKWPMSSLWVIGMFIAIDMIVSGWTYIFMALALRAGYKK